In one window of Penaeus monodon isolate SGIC_2016 chromosome 36, NSTDA_Pmon_1, whole genome shotgun sequence DNA:
- the LOC119595566 gene encoding uncharacterized protein LOC119595566, which yields MGEEGIGVLWMLMGKVMDEENIPTVWKESILIPIFKEKGDVQNCENYRGIKLMSHTLKLLERIIDGRIRREAFIGRQQLGFMKGVGTVDGIFCLTQTMEKYREKQKV from the coding sequence ATGGGAGAGGAAGGCATTGGCGTGTTGTGGATGCTGATGGGGAAGGTGATGGATGAGGAGAATATCCCGACAGTATGGAAAGAAAGTATATTAATACCGAttttcaaagagaaaggagatgtcCAAAATTGTGAAAATTATAGAGGCATAAAACTAATGTCACATACTTTGAAACTATTAGAAAGAATAATAGATGGCCGAATAAGACGGGAAGCGTTTATTGGAAGACAACAACTGGGCTTCATGAAAGGAGTAGGAACGGTGGACGGGATATTCTGCCTTACACAAACAATGGAAAAGTATCGAGAAAAGCAAAAAGTGTAA
- the LOC119595567 gene encoding uncharacterized protein LOC119595567 has translation MAAWEERLNTELNDWRKVSEVICDKRVHVKLKGKVHKSVVRPTMTYGLETAPLRKVEENWINIKEYSGIKTAMVWTPAKKKRRSWGITSTESFPMATEADLTFVSKQPMARVVQPFIYI, from the exons ATGGCAGCATGGGAAGAGAGATTAAACACCGAATTAAATGATTGGAGAAAGGTTTCGGAAGTGATCTGCGACAAGAGAGTGCATGTAAAGTTGAAGGGAAAGGTACATAAGTCTGTGGTCAGACCAACTATGACCTATGGTTTAGAAACTGCACCGCTGAGAAAAGTTGAAGAAAATTGgat aaatatcaaagaatattCAGGAATCAAGACTGCGATGGTATGGACACCTGCtaagaagaaacgaagatcat GGGGTATTACTTCTACGGAGTCATTTCCCATGGCCACAGAGGCTGACCTGACATTCGTAAGCAAGCAGCCCATGGCTCGCGTGGTTCAGCCTTTCATCTatatctaa